Within the Miscanthus floridulus cultivar M001 chromosome 2, ASM1932011v1, whole genome shotgun sequence genome, the region TGCTACCTATTATCATTATCTCCGGATTGCTATTATTAATTAATATATGGTTCTGGAATTGCTATATGATAATATTTGGTTCTGGAAAGTGTATTGGACTGCAGAAATTATATTGATGGTTTTTAATTAATATAattattatattgatggtttttAAAAATATTGTAATCATGTTGCTCTTATTTATCCTTGATACATTTTCTATCAAATAGCCATATAATGGTATAcaaaaatttatttatagttgaTCCTAACTATATGCAAAGCATTAAACAGTTTAGAGACCGACCCCCTGTCAGTGGGTTGTATGATTTGTCTTTATACTTGTCTGTATGATAGATTTGAGGTGCTTAGAGACGAACACCTGTCtatgggttgtacatgccctaattAGTACCTAAATACCTGATATGACatctactaaactttagtcctgaaTCAAACACCCTAGATCACGCGAGAAATGAATTCCTACCCTGTCGTGGCGCAAACTTTGATGTGTCAAAGCAGCGCCGCGCGGAAAATGGGCAACCATAGGGAGTTGTTGGACTTTGGCTTTTGACCTCTTCAGCAAAAATTAGTTTTAGAGAGTGGTTTTATCAAGTTGCTAGAGATGCTCTGCCAAGTCGTTCTCGCTTAAACCAATTGTCTCCAAAAAAAAACTTATGAACAGGCAATATGATATGCACGCAAGGAGCCATGCCAAACGGAGGAGCCATTCACAGCTGTTTTTCAATGGAATAAAGAGGAGCCGGAGGTGTCTAATTTCAGGTGTGAGATAATATAAGCAGATTTCAAAATAAAAGATGTTGATCAAAGTTACTTTATCTGCGACTAGAGGATCTCCTTTAATTAGATCTAACTCTTAATTGAATCACAATAAATGAGTGCTGCTATCTAAACAGTTGCAGGAAGCCGGTGGCAGCTCAAAGTTACCAGTATTTTCTAGTATGAAATTATcgatagaagaaaaaaaaaataccttTTTTTGAGCAAAAATAAAGAATACCTAGAAGGTTGGTCGAAAGTACAAAATAGCCCAGCAAAGCCCGTGTTCGTCTGAGCCAGGCCCCTTGGCCCAGCTCCTCTGGCAGAGCCGGGCTCGACGCGCGCGCGGCGCCTATATAAACACACTATACCCCCAGCTCTAGCATAAGCATGCAAGTAATCACACACTCAACTTCTCTTCTTATGGTGCCAGACCAACGTGCCtagtagctcaagcaccaagaGAACCAatccagcaagatccactgatcGATGGAGCTGCTTCCTCTGCTCACGTGGGTCATCCTTGCGCACGCCATGGCGTACCTGGCCTGGACGGCCGCCGCACGCCGCCGGCAGTCGCGGTGCTACCTCCTGGACTACGTGTGCCACAAGCCCCGCGACGACCGGAAGCTGTCGACGGAGACGGCCGGCGACGTGATCCAGCGCAACGTGCGGCTGGGTCTAACCGACTACCGCTTCCTCCTCCGCGTCATCGTCCGCTCCGGCATCGGCGAGGAGACCTACGCCCCGCGCAACATCCTGGAGGGCCGCGAGGACACGCCCACCCTGCAGGACTCGCTGAAGGAGATGGACGCCTTCTTCGACGAGGCCATCGCCGAGCTCTTCGCCCGGACGGGGTTCGCGCCGCGCGACGTGGACGTGCTGGTCTTCAACGTCTCCATGCTctccccgtcgccgtcgctgtcgtCCCGGATCGTGCGCCGCTACGGCCTGCGCGAGGACGTGGCGGCGTACAACCTCACGGGGATGGGGTGCAGCGCGGGGCTCATCGCGCTGGACCTGGCCCGGAACGCGCTGCGGACGCGGCCCCGCGCGCTGGCGCTCGTGGTGTCGTCCGAGTCCATAGCGCCCAACTGGTACTCCGGCACCGACAAGTCCATGATGCTGGCCAACTGCCTGTTCCGCTGCGGCGGCTCCGCGGTGCTGGTCACCAACGACCCGGCGCACCGCGGGCGCGCCAAGATGGAGCTCGGCTGCCTGGTGCGCGCCAACATCGGCGCCAGCGACGACGCGCACGCGTGCGCGATGCAGCGGGAGGACGGCGAGGGCCGCGTCGGTATCAGCCTCAGCAAGGCGCTCCCCAAGGCCGCCGTGCGCGCCTTCGCCGTGAACCTGCGCCGCCTCGCGCCGCGCGTGCTCCCCGTCGCCGAGCTCGCGCGGTTCACCGCGCGCCACCTCGCCCGGAGGCTCTTCTTCCAGTTCCCGCAGATGCAGGGCTCCGGATCCGGCAAGCAGCAGAAGGGTGGCGACGCGGCGCCAAAGATCAACTTGAAGGCCGGGGTGGACCACTTCTGCCTCCACCCCGGCGGCACGGCCGTCATCGAGGCGGTGAAGCAGAGCCTGGGCCTGGAGGACGAGGACGTGGAGCCGGCGCGGATGACGCTGCACCGGTGGGGGAACACGTCGGCGAGCAGCCTCTGGTACGTGCTGTCGTACATGGAGGCCAAGGGGCGGCTCAAGGTCGGGGACAGGGTGCTCATGGTCACCTTCGGGTCCGGGTTCAAGTGCAACAGCTGCGTGTGGGAGGTGACCGGCGACATGACCGACAGGGGAGCCTGGGCCGATTGCATCGATGCCTACCCGCCGGAGACGCTCGCCAATCCGTACATGGACAAGTTTGGTTGGATCAACGACGTCGACGGCGACACCTCGATGCTCTAACGGTACAACACGGTACGGTCACGATCGAGCACCATTTGATTTGGGCTCGTGTATGCCTGCCTGCATGCTACTGCATGAAACCAGAGATGACGACCACGGAAGCAGTAAAAAGCAGGTTGTTCGTTCAGGTGATGCATGCGTGTTAGCTAATGCGTACGTAAGTGTATTTATTTACCCCCAACATATCAACATatgtgtagggatgaaaacgaatcggatacggacggatatcaccaatattacacttgttttcatatttctgtccggattcgaattcgaatacggatagtgtcaactatgtcggataggatacgattagatatcgacatcataaatatgcgatttgagtattcggatacggatacggtatcggatgttggatatccggattcggatacggacagatctcaacccctctaaacggattcggtttcgaatacggtcgaaaaatatccgtaccgttttcatctctACATATGTGTAGTTGCCTGAGCCAGTAGCACCATATAttctttttattattattttcttaccgcaaagaaaaaatatatatagtttttttaGAACAGAGGATCAGATCACCatgtattttttattattatttatgatcTTATCTTGTCTTGTCTGCTTGTTAAATGACGCTGTCCCTGTCCATACAGAAATGTATCAAAAAATGAAGTGTAATTTTACCCCTgaatatatggtttttatttgcCCATTAATTGGATGAGAGGCGGATGGATGGTGGACGATGGGATCCGATCGTCCGATGCAGGCAGTATCctgactagggatgaaaacggtcggaaaatctctcaaccgttttctacttctatatttgaatacgaaaacgaaaacgaaagcggtaaagccggacacgaaaacgaacacgaacttacggaatatcaaaaatttcgaaaacgaactaattcgagcgaaattatgtcgaacacggtcggtatacgaaaaatcaatacggaatattgacccgtaggaccaagtgcataacaattaacaagtacataataactaacaagtcctacaactttcttaaaaagtatctccattcgacacgatgtaaggaagatatgattttttttaaggcaacaaacgcttgtacgcgattaatatatcgctgactttgtttaattttttttaacatcttcaagacatcaaatgaaaaaactaaaaactaaaaagttgtagatctcgtcgagagctataattttcatataaaaatcattttCATCCGAGATTGTATGaaaaatatatgatttttctaaggtttGACTTGTAGTGagccaaatttggttcaaaccgaatttcgaattcgggatattccgaattaaaagtagaaaagtagaaaacggtcaaaAAAAAAATGTCTAAACCATTTTCGTTCTGATTTCGAATTTGATGTTCCGAATTTCGAACCGAATTCGaatttgtccgaaaatacgaattTGATCGGATTAAATGTTGAAAATGATACGGTTCGGTACGGAtatttccgtaccgttttcatccttaatcCTGACTGATGCCCACCGCGTTATGCACAGTGGTTTTCTTCAGTTTGCTGTAGTAGCAGGCACAGCTCACAAGCACAATTTGGCAATAACCTACCCTCTTCAAAGTTTGGGAACCATTATTCATGTAGACCTGTGACCAACCACTTCATGTTTGGGAACTAGTTGCAATAACCACACTGTCGGCCTTGCCGCATGGAGGACAGGACGAGGGATCTTTTGCATTGCGAGCAGCTATAACTAGGGATGCAATTGAGTGGCCAACTAGGTTAGCTTATTTCCCTCTAATTTAATTTTAACAAGTTTCTGATCGACCCAGTGCAATCAATCAGAACAAATTGCGCTCGCATTGCCTCCCTAACTGCAGCAAATCTATATATATGAAACAAATAAAAACATCTCACTATGCAATAGCTGTGTAAACTGATATGAGCAGAGAGCACCAAAATGACACGTAACAATTCACCAAATTTTTGGTAAACCCCTAAATTAATTTAATTTAGATCTACAAACTACTAATCCGACCTAGATTTTGGAGTTGGAGCTATGGCAAACGGGTCTGAAACTCTGAATATATGTATATGGTCGTACGTAGAACATCTATGCCTGCCAACCATCTACCACTACCAGTTCTGAACTGGAGTTGTGTTGTTCATTCTTTGTTATCTGTTGGAGTAGTCCATTTAATTGCTATCTCAGGGACGTAGTAGAGTTTGTTGTTCCCTGGTTGACTGGGTTGACCAGAAACACATCGAGTCCGGATTTCCAAATGAAGAAAAGGAAAGAAGACCAAGGTACTGGCCTGACACTAGCTACGACACATGTGCTAGCAAGCTGTTCGGCTACGACTGTTAAGCCAGCTGAAACTGATTTGTTATTAGAGAAAAACATGGCTCTCATAAGCCAAAATGATAAGTTCATGTGATCAGGGCTCGGTCGCCCTCGTCTAGAAGAAACAGACTTTGGACTTTCTCGGTACTGCGGAGCTCGTATCCTAGTTGCATTTGAAAAGGGAAAAGGAAGGAAAATGGTACTTGCACGATGAAGGAAGGGAAATGAAAAGAGTTGATAGGTGCGCTTCCGGTGCATCAGAGTCAGAGAGAGGCTATaattgaagttgaagaagatcgaGAACGCATCGCGGCAGCAGGGACGCTTCGCAGGTGGGAGGTGGTGAAGAGTACTGTGCTGTACGCTCGGCTAGTCCACCGCGTCTGCCGCCACCGGGGACTGACAACAGGTGTCGGCCCGGCGCCCCGATACGCCCCCGCTAGCTGCCCTGCCCACCACCGCCCCACGAGGCATATGCATTTTCCTTGCACGAATGGAGCCCAGAGGAATTGAAGGCGACTGGAGCTGTGGCCAGGAGGTCGGCTACGGCAACTTGCAGGAGCTAAGGGCTTGCTTGCATTGTAGCTAGCGCGCGATAAGGATGCGCATGTGGGTGCGTGGCGGGGACGGGGGAGAGGGAGACCGACGGCGAGCACATGCCAAGGTGCACGTCGCCTCCGCCGGCAGGTTAATTGCTGCTTCGCGTCGCCGCCGTCCAGCGCCGGTCGACGGTGCCGCCCTTCGCCCGGTTTCGTTTGGGCTtgattggctgataagtcatgactgaaagtaccgttcactgatttggtgtgagaaaaaaattattCATTGGctaaaaaaagtacggcttagAAGCCAAACAAGCCTAAACAATTAGGGCGCTTAAATAAAAAGAGGACAGGGCAAAGACAGAGGAGATTGCCCTGTCTGATAGACCGCCGAGCAAGTAAAGCCACATGGAATGGTCCTGGCGCCCGGCGGACTGGGGATTGTGTGCACAAAAGCCAGGGAGAGGGAGCACGACCTGCCCTGCTGTTGCTTGTTGTTCACCTGCACTGACGGCGACCGAAGCTCAAGCTGAGAACGTCACGAGATATGCAGGTCTTTGCCAAACCCTCTTTTGAGGAAACCACAAGAAAATGGGCTAAAAACTAGTGAGCATGTTCGCTtggttgtggcttgtcgtaaacgatcgtaaattttcagtcgaaatagtatttctctctcacataaatcagccaacagtatttcttcacgaaccagccaaaatggaaggaaaaaaaaaagcaaaaaaggAATCCGGACATGGTTCGGGGTTTTGAACCCGACGTGAATCGAACACGCAACCTTCTGATCTGGAGTCAGACGCGCTACCATTGCGCCACGGATCCGGCTGTGCCGTTGTTTAAccagtttcaatataaatcagtTTATTATTTAGATGCCTGTCTGTCACCGTCTGTCGATAAACTGGAAGCTGtcaccaacataatatgtcagaGAATGCGTGCATCCAGCTGCAAATCATTGAGATTAGGTGGCCTATCATCGGAGATGCGAGTTAAGTTGTAATGTACTCGGCCCATCAGTGCGGTCCATCGTACTAGCAGTTGGTTTGTGTGTAGTTATGGTGTACTCCCTCCACTCGCATATGAGGGGCGTATTGGCTCCGAAAAAGTTTGCGCACATCACAGGCGCGCAAGGGGTGGACGCCTCTCCTCCTTCCGGAGGAATGAACACAGACGCGTGCATGTAGTCTGTTGGGCTCCGGGGTTCGCTGCTCTAAAactagctgaaaaatactgttctggctgaattgttgtgagagaaaaatactattctgactaaaAAAAAGCCGAATA harbors:
- the LOC136539658 gene encoding 3-ketoacyl-CoA synthase 12-like codes for the protein MELLPLLTWVILAHAMAYLAWTAAARRRQSRCYLLDYVCHKPRDDRKLSTETAGDVIQRNVRLGLTDYRFLLRVIVRSGIGEETYAPRNILEGREDTPTLQDSLKEMDAFFDEAIAELFARTGFAPRDVDVLVFNVSMLSPSPSLSSRIVRRYGLREDVAAYNLTGMGCSAGLIALDLARNALRTRPRALALVVSSESIAPNWYSGTDKSMMLANCLFRCGGSAVLVTNDPAHRGRAKMELGCLVRANIGASDDAHACAMQREDGEGRVGISLSKALPKAAVRAFAVNLRRLAPRVLPVAELARFTARHLARRLFFQFPQMQGSGSGKQQKGGDAAPKINLKAGVDHFCLHPGGTAVIEAVKQSLGLEDEDVEPARMTLHRWGNTSASSLWYVLSYMEAKGRLKVGDRVLMVTFGSGFKCNSCVWEVTGDMTDRGAWADCIDAYPPETLANPYMDKFGWINDVDGDTSML